The segment TGAGATCACTAAATGCTTCTTCGATCTCTCCTTTTTGATAAAGCTCCTGTTCGGAAAACCACCGGTCAAACAAAACCCCAAAGTGGTTTAAATCCACCTGTATATTTTTTAGGATTTCGTCACTGGCCCCTTTTCGAAATACCGGGAGCCAAACACTTTCCGGTTGATTCATAAACCGGTTTCCTTCCCGTTTTATAAATTGCCGGGCAATCTTACCAATATATTCTCCCTGGTAAAACTCATTTGGAAAAGAAACTTCGCGACCCAGTTGTTCTTCATAACGAAGGTAGGTCGACTTCCCCAAGATATCCATTTGGGTCCCCACATCATTGGTATAATATTCCCGATCCACGCGATGTCCTGTCATCGATAATAAATTTCCCACCACATCTCCAACCACTGCCCCCCGCCCATGCCCAACGTGAAGCGGCCCTGTGGGGTTTGCGCTCACAAATTCAACCTGGACCGACTCATTCTTTCCAATCTCAGAAAACCCAAAGGTTTCTCCTTTTTCTTCAATTTCCAAAAGCACATCGTACCAAAAAGACCGGGTCATGGTAAAATTCAGAAAACCTGGTCCCGCCACTTCAACTCGGTCCACAATATCTTCATGGCCTGTAAGGTGTTTAACTATAATTTCAGCAATCTCTTTAGGATTACGGCCTTCTTTGGAAGCCACCGACATGGCTACCGTGGTGGCAATATCCCCTTGCCCCTTTCGCTTTGGAACCTCTAATATAACAGGAGGTAACTCCGAAGATTTGAGTTCATTTTGATTCCTGGCCTCTTGAAGGGCCTTATGAAGTAAAACTTGAAGCTCCGTTTTCACTATTCAATTTAACCTTTTTTGTAATTAAAACAGTCAATTATAACTATTCCACAGAAAAAGTCAATTGCCTATATATCCCTCCTGATTTTTTTTTTGAATAGGGAAGGTTAAGTGGGATTGGCAAAAAATTTCAGAAGGTTTTTAAGGTAAGACTGGGCAGCCTTTTGGTCCTTCTTGAACTAGAGCCTAGGGACCAACATCCATTCCACCGAGGGGGGGGCCCCCCTGGAGTTTTCTCCGGATTTAAAGTCCCTTTCTTGGATTAACTGAAAACTTATTTTCTCCATTTGAAATTTTCTTGAAGGTTATCTTGTCGAGTTCATTCCTTTATGCTAGCATTTAAATAACACGAGAAAGGAGGTGGTCCAATGAAATCAGACCGTTCGACCCGTGAGGTGGCTGAACGTTAGGCGACTTCCTGCCGCCTAAAAAATGCGCAGGAAGGCCGCCTGCGGAAATCTAACAGTTCACTGAACCCAGGAGCTCCCGGAATTAGGTCAGCCGGGGCGGGACACCGTAATGGCTCCTGGGTTTTTAATTGACCACCGCCTAGGCAGGTTGACCATGAAACATTAGGGCCAGTTAACGTCTAGACGTTTTTTGGGGTTATCCCGATCCGAATAAAAAATAAATTGATTCTTCTTTCCGAATTCGTAAACTTCCTTTGTAATTCTGACATCTTCCTTGCAATATAGGGCAATTTTGGCAAATTCCCCTTCTTTAAACCAACGGAGGGCCGCCAACCCATCTGCCATTTTTCCTGCATTTAAAGTAGCCTGCGCCACGTTTTCAAGCTTCAACCGAAAACCAAGCCGTTGTTTAATATTGGCTAAAATATCGAAGGTCGACAGTTTCGAAAAATCAAAATCCGAATAGCCGGTTAAGACCGGATAATCAAAACCCACAATGTTATATCCGATGACCAAATCCGCTTCTTTGAGCACCTCAATGAGTTCTTGCACATCATCTTCTTCAAAAACCTGAAAATCTCCTATGCGTGTACTATATGTCACACCAATCGAGACTCTCATCAAATGTTTGTTTTCCCAACCGCCCACTTCATCGGCACTTTTTTGGGTTTCTAAATCAAAAAAAACGATATTTTTGGAAACGCCTGGCATAGGGCCCTCTTTCCCTTAATTAAACAAAATGCTCCCGTAAGCCTTTTTTCCAAGCAACACCTTTTCGGGTTTTAAATGGTTGAATATACCATAAATGTCCATGGGTTGCCAATTCTCAAAGGGTTGTTTATATTTAATTTCCTAACAAGGAAATTAGGAGAAATTAAACTGGTCATTTTCGATATGGACGGGACCCTCATTGACCCCCGGATTGATGTTGCCAATGCCTTAAACGTCTCCTTACTTAACCCATTTCAATCTTCCTCACCTCTCTTACCAGGAAATTTTTGGAATGATTCAAAATGGAATGAAAAATCTCATGGAGCAGGCTCTGCCTTCCTCTCATTTGCCGTGCCTTCAGGAAGCGGCTTCAGTTTATCGATCCCACTACGACCAGCATCTTTTAGACAATACCACCCTCTACCCTTCGGTAAGAGAAACCTTAGACGCTCTGGATCACGGAAGAAAGCGGTGGTCTCCAACAAACGGGAAAAACCGCTGCATTCCCTTCTGGAGGGTTTTAATTTAAAGGAACATTTTGAAATGGTTCTGGGATCCGATACCATGGGAAAGCGGAAACTTTCCCCCCTTGGGATCTTGAGGGTTTTGGACAAACTCAGTGTCCTACCTGAACAGGCCATCATGGTAGGGGATAGTCCTGAGGATATCCAGGCGGGCCGGGCTGCGGGAACCCACACATGCGGTGTTACCTATGGTTATAGAACACCAAAAGCCCTCGTAGATGAAAAACCGGATTTCATCATCAACCACCTCAAAGGTTTTTTAAACCTTTTTGCAAATGATCCCCCAACCCTTTTCTAACTTGATCCCATTTTACTGAGATAAAAATGATATAACCCCTTTCAAATCGTGAATGACCTGAAAGAAGGGTTCATTGGTTTTTGGGTTTGAACTTTCCCCGGTTTTAGAGAAAGACCCCGAGCGATTAATTAAAAAAGGAAAAATTCCCACAGACCTCGCCCCCTCAATATCCTCTTCAGGGCTATCCCCAACATGGAGGGCGCACTCGGGTTCTACTTGATGTTTCGATAATGCCACCTGAAAAATCTTGGAATTCGGCTTTGCCGCCCCCACTTCACTGGAAATGGTGATAGAATCGAAAAAGGAATCAATATCCAGAGCTCTGCACACGTCATAAATTCTAGAATCAAAGTTTGAAATAATTCCCAGGTGGTACCCTTTGTCTTTGAGAATTCTCAAAACCCCCCGAGTTTCAGAAAAAAGAACCCAACCAGAGTTTCCCCGAAACCGTTCAAAAAGTTCATCAAAAAAGGAATTAAATCGAGGAAAAACCATTCCATTCAAAGCGCGGATCACAAGGTTTTTCCACCATTCTTTTTCCCGATGATGAATCAAATTTTTCTTTAATCCAGGAAAGGCCATGGGAGGAGAAGACCGGAACGCTTTTTTAAATTCAGTTTCTAAAACTTCGGGAGATAATTTAATTTCATACTTTCGGGCAACCTCTGAATAAATCTGTCCCACAGAACCTTTCACATGAAAAAGGGTTCCGGCACCGTCAAAAAAAAGAGTAGACACTTTTTTTTGGGAATCGGACAGGATCTTTTTGTTTTTCAAATCTGGACCACCGATGCAATTCATGCCATAATGTTAGTGGACTTTACCCTATGGAGGCAAGTAGGAAAATTGGCCATACTCTATTTGGTCAGACATGGACAAACGGATTGGAACCGCCAAAGAAGGATAATGGGAAGACATCCTGTCCCGCTTAACGAGACCGGTTCCCAGCAGGTTCAACGCCTTGCTTTATCCCTAAAATCCTGGCCTATTGAAAAAATGGTTTCCAGTCCCATGCTTCGGACGGTGGAATCTGCCAAAATTATTTCCGAAGCGTTAGGTCTTCCATTTGAGGAAGATGAGGGGCTCTGTGAGATCAGCGTCGGGGAATGGGAAGGAAAATATTGGGATCAAATGGATTCAGACCCGGTCGTAAAAGCATTTGAAACCACCCCTTCGATAACACGGCCCCCCGGAGGGGAAACCCTCACAGAAGTTCAAAACAGAGCGGTCAAATCTATTTGGCGGATAATCCAGGAGGCGGGTATTTCAAACCTGTTACTGGTCTCCCATGCGGATACCATTCGGGCGATTTTGGCTCATTTTATCCAAATGGATCTAGACCCCTCCCGGCGATTTCAAATCGACAATGCCTCGCTTTCCGTCATCAAAATAAATCCTATTAAAAGCCGGTTAATCCTAATGAACTACCTTGCAGATCCTGAACGGATTCAGGGACCGCAGGATTAATACCCTCATATTTTGGCCATGACCCCTTGGTTCACCTCATTGGCCTTCTTTTTTCCCACCAAAAGCTCAACAAGGGTAAAAGCAAACTCCATGGCGGTTCCCGGGGCGCGACTGGTAACCAGGTTTCCATCAATGACCACCCTATTTTCTGAGTAAGAACTCTCTGTCAGAGAATTTTTCACTGTGGGGTGGCTGGTTATTTTTTTTCCGGTTATCATTCCGGCCGCAGAAAGAACCGTGGGAGCGGCACAAATGGCTGAGGTATACTTTCCCGAATTTTGCATTTCTTTTAAAAGCTGAAGGACCCGTGGGTCTTTCTTTAAATGCTCTGTTCCACCTGCACCACCCGGTAAAATAATCATTTCAAAATCAGCCGCTTTTACCCGATCGATGGACCCATCCGGAATAACCTTAATTCCGCATCTTCCTTCTATCGCACCTTCCACAATACCTGCAACCATGACCTCTACCCCCGCCCTCCTGAGAATATCAATCACGGTAATAGCTTCAATCTCCTCAAATCCTGGGGCCAAAGGAACCACCACCCGTTTCATTTTAAAACCTCTCCTCCTACTTTAAGTTTACAAGCAACTCTATTGATTTTTAAAAATAAAATATTTTTTTTGAATCAGTACTCGGTAATTGGTTTGTTTATTCAGGACTTATCCCAATAAAGAGAGAGTATAAAATAAAAAAATTTTAAAGGAAACCTGTTTTATTCAAAAGGGGAAAGAGACTCTAAATAAAAGCTTTAATGGGTATGGCCCCCATGTCGTTGACCTTCTTCATGGGTATGCTCAGGGGAGGTTTCAATATCGTGGTGGGCCTCCTGCTCAATTAAAGTATGAGGATGAAAATGAACCTTTCCTTCATGAATATGGGAATGTTCGTGGGTGGCAATCAAAGGAACCCCCTCCAAAGCGACACGGGTAACGGACAATTTCCTCAAAAAATCATAAAATAGGATCAGACAAAATACCGTCGCGGCAAATAAGACAATGGTTGCACCGGAAGCGGCATCAAAGTAAAAACTCAGATACATCCCGGACACCGCCGTGAATGATCCAATCCCCGTGGAAAGGAGAACCATCTTGTTAAAGCTATCCGTTAACATTCTAGCCGTAATGGCGGGAATCACAATGGCTGCGGCAATCATGGTTACTCCAATGACCCGCATCGAAGCGATTATGGATGCTGCAAGAATAAGCGAAAACCAGGTGTCCACCCATTCAGTGGGAACGCCATACACCTTTGCGGACTCTTTATCAAAGGTGGTAAACAGAAGTTGTTTGAACATCCCCCCCAGGACCAGGAAACACATCAAACCAACGCCGGCGATGACAAATAGATCCTCCGAAGTCACTCCCAGAATATTTCCAAACAGCGCGGCTTCAAAATCACGTGTAAAACGGCCTGCCTTACTGATAAGGGCAACACCAATGGCAAAGCTGGCCGTGGTAACCACTCCGATTGCTGCATCAGCTCCAATCTTATTCCGCTTTACAACCTGATTAATGAGGAGTGCAGCCAAAAAGCCCCAAAGGCCTGCCCCAATATAAAAATTTACGTTAATCACATACCCGATTACTGCGCCTCCAAAAGCGGCGTGGGAAAGCCCATGGCCGATATAGCTCATTCCCCTCAGTACAATATAAACCCCGATTAAACCGCAGATCGCTCCCACCATGGGGGCAGCAATTAATCCGTTTCGGAAGAATTCATATTTTAAGGGTTCCAGCAAAAATTCCATTTTTAATCAAAATCAACAGTGGGGGTTTTGTGGGTATGGCTCCCGGTTTTTAAGGAAAGGGGTGTGGTATTGGCCATCAGGGTAAAGCCCCCATGTTTAATCACCACCATTTCCGCGTTATAGGTTTTTTTCAAAATTTCCGAGGTAAATATCTGATCGGGGTCTCCTTGTGCCACAACGCCTTGGTTAAAACAAATGACCCAAGGAAGGTGAGCCGCCACGGCATTGAGGTCATGGGTTGTAATCAGAATCGTCACCCCGTCCTTATTGAGTTCCCCCAAAAGGTGAAGAACATCATGTTGTGTACTGACATCCACGCCAGCCGTGGGTTCATCTAAAATCAAAAGTGGCGGTTTGCTAATGAGTGCCCGGGCTAAAAATACACGCTGCTGTTGTCCCCCGGAAAGATTTCTAATATGCCGTTGGCCGCACTCCCCTATACCAAGACGTTCAAGTAAACCTTGAACTTTAGCCTTCTCTTTCCGGCTTGCCCAGGGAAGATAACTCATTTCCCTAAATGCTCCCATGAGAACCACCTGTTCAACGGTTACGGGAAAATTCCAATCCACGGACTCCAGTTGAGGAACATAGCCCACACGCAAGGCGCCTCTGCCATTAACCTTTTTTCCAGCTACTAAAACAGATCCCTCAACCGGTTGAACCACCCCTAAAATGACTTTTAAAAGAGTGGTTTTCCCCGACCCGGTGGGTCCCACCACGCCAGCGAATTGTCCCGCTGGCAATTGAAGGTTGAGATTTCGAAAAACCACTTTTTGTTCATAGGCACAGGACACACCTTTTAAGTCAACCACGTATTCCATAAATTTTTAAACCAATCCCTTCCCCGTGGTAGTAGTTGTTAATTTCCCGTGTTTCACCCCGCGGGTCCCGATCAACCGATCTGCAATTTTTCGCAATTCACCACTTTTTCCTTTCACGATCAAAACCTCAAGACAATTGTGCTCATCCAGATGCACATGCATGCCTGATTTAATCTGCTTATGGTATTGGTGTTGTAGGTCTGTTAAAGTATCCACCAATTCTCGAACATCATGGGCATAAACAATTGAAACGGTTCCAACAGTTTCCCTGTTCTCATCCCACTCCTGCTCCACCAAATGATCACGAATCAAATCCCGGATGGCTTCAGAGCGGTTTACATAGTTTTTTTTCTCAATCCATTTATCAAAATCATCCAACAGATGATGATCCAGAGACACGCCAAAACGAACGGTTTTCTTCATAATAACATCCTCTCCCAGTAGTACCTTTTAACTATTCATTCACCGTTAGTGCTACCTATAAAATATAAAGTAACACACCGGTTTAAACGTGTCAACCTGCTGGAATACAAATGAAGCTCCCCCCTCCCTTAATCCCTCCCCCCTTGATGGGGGGAGGGGAGGCGGGGGGTGGCAATGGTTTCGGGGAGACTCTCCTGAGATTAGTCGAAGGGCCTGTCCTGAACGGAGTGACAGGACACGCTATGACAGATTCACTGCATCCCCCGCCCCAAGCGGCGGTGAATTTCATTAAAAAGCCACGGAGGGACATCCCTCCGTGGCTTTCAAACACCCAATGGACTGATTAATTCACATTTTTAGCGTCCACGCCCTTCAAAGCGGAGGGGTCTCCCCCCAAGGCTCTAACCATTGTTCCAATATTTCCAAGCATCATCCCAATATAGGAATGGTTTGGGTCATCCATGGTTCCGGGAAGATCATCATCAGAAAGGGTATCAATAAACTTTACCCCACCCTCTTTTCCAATTTGATCCAACACCTTGCTTGGAAAAACCTCTGAACCAAAAATGGCGGGGATTTTTTCGTTTCTGATTTGATCGATCAATCTGGCCACTTCACGGGGGGAAGGCTGAGAAAAGCTGGAAGGCTGAATGGCCCCAATCACCGTACACCCATAACGGGGGCAAAAATAGGCGAAAGAATCATGATAGGTTAGAAGTTTCCGGTTTCCTTCTGGGATCGTTTTCATGGCTTCCATTATGGCTTGGTCCAATCTTTCCAACTTTGCAAGAAACCTCCTCGTATTGGCCTCGTAATCGGCTCTATGAGGAACGTCCATTTCAATCAATTTATCCCGGGTCAGTTTAGCGTATTTCATTGCATGGGCCACATTAAGCCACAAATGAGGGTTAGGCGCACCATCCTCTTCAGGAAAACTGAAATCAAACACCCATTCCTTCCGGATAATGGTCTGATCCCCCAACTTTAGAATTTGGGCACTCTTTTTCTTGGAAGAATTCATCAATTTTTCTGTAGGAATCTCTAAATGGAGACCATTCATGATTAGAAGGTCGGCTTCCGCCAGGTACTTCACATCGGAAGGGGCAGGTTCAAACGTATGGGAGTTGGTTCCCTCAGGAACGATTCCATGTAAATCAATTAGTTCCCCCCCCACATTGTAAACGATATTGGTAATCGGAGAGACAGTGGTTACAACCTTTAACCTCTGACCCGCCCCCCATGCTTGAATTGAAGAAAAAACAAGGAGGGTTGCAAAGGTAAGGGTTAAAAAAATTTTCATTTTCTATCTCCTTTAAAAATTAACTTGTGTCCGAAAACCCCAAATAAAAACCGGATCAACTGACCTGTCTCCCCCTGGATTGGCAATTATCTGGATATCCGGAGAAATTTGAATTTCGGGACGTCGGCCATCTCCAAATGGAACCATACGGTAATACAGCTCCCCATAATGCTCCACATCATTAAACCCGGTTGCCAGTTCATACGGGCCGGATGGGAAAGAGGCTCCATAAGCCACCCCTAATTCATCATCAGGCCGCCCAATCATTTCACCTGAAAATCCTGCTCCCCCGCTAACGGCAAATTCAAATTGGGAAACATCCGGGTCTTGGTACCCAAACCGGGACCAAACCCCAATCCCTCCAGAGACCTGTTGGTCCAGGCTGAAACCAAACCCTGTGTTTTGATCCTGTCTTTTATTCTGATCGGCGGGAAGGATTAAGG is part of the Nitrospiria bacterium genome and harbors:
- a CDS encoding ribonuclease H-like domain-containing protein, whose translation is MPGVSKNIVFFDLETQKSADEVGGWENKHLMRVSIGVTYSTRIGDFQVFEEDDVQELIEVLKEADLVIGYNIVGFDYPVLTGYSDFDFSKLSTFDILANIKQRLGFRLKLENVAQATLNAGKMADGLAALRWFKEGEFAKIALYCKEDVRITKEVYEFGKKNQFIFYSDRDNPKKRLDVNWP
- the nikR gene encoding nickel-responsive transcriptional regulator NikR; amino-acid sequence: MKKTVRFGVSLDHHLLDDFDKWIEKKNYVNRSEAIRDLIRDHLVEQEWDENRETVGTVSIVYAHDVRELVDTLTDLQHQYHKQIKSGMHVHLDEHNCLEVLIVKGKSGELRKIADRLIGTRGVKHGKLTTTTTGKGLV
- a CDS encoding metal ABC transporter ATP-binding protein, with product MEYVVDLKGVSCAYEQKVVFRNLNLQLPAGQFAGVVGPTGSGKTTLLKVILGVVQPVEGSVLVAGKKVNGRGALRVGYVPQLESVDWNFPVTVEQVVLMGAFREMSYLPWASRKEKAKVQGLLERLGIGECGQRHIRNLSGGQQQRVFLARALISKPPLLILDEPTAGVDVSTQHDVLHLLGELNKDGVTILITTHDLNAVAAHLPWVICFNQGVVAQGDPDQIFTSEILKKTYNAEMVVIKHGGFTLMANTTPLSLKTGSHTHKTPTVDFD
- a CDS encoding HAD-IA family hydrolase — translated: MKNKKILSDSQKKVSTLFFDGAGTLFHVKGSVGQIYSEVARKYEIKLSPEVLETEFKKAFRSSPPMAFPGLKKNLIHHREKEWWKNLVIRALNGMVFPRFNSFFDELFERFRGNSGWVLFSETRGVLRILKDKGYHLGIISNFDSRIYDVCRALDIDSFFDSITISSEVGAAKPNSKIFQVALSKHQVEPECALHVGDSPEEDIEGARSVGIFPFLINRSGSFSKTGESSNPKTNEPFFQVIHDLKGVISFLSQ
- a CDS encoding metal ABC transporter substrate-binding protein codes for the protein MKIFLTLTFATLLVFSSIQAWGAGQRLKVVTTVSPITNIVYNVGGELIDLHGIVPEGTNSHTFEPAPSDVKYLAEADLLIMNGLHLEIPTEKLMNSSKKKSAQILKLGDQTIIRKEWVFDFSFPEEDGAPNPHLWLNVAHAMKYAKLTRDKLIEMDVPHRADYEANTRRFLAKLERLDQAIMEAMKTIPEGNRKLLTYHDSFAYFCPRYGCTVIGAIQPSSFSQPSPREVARLIDQIRNEKIPAIFGSEVFPSKVLDQIGKEGGVKFIDTLSDDDLPGTMDDPNHSYIGMMLGNIGTMVRALGGDPSALKGVDAKNVN
- a CDS encoding metal ABC transporter permease, encoding MEFLLEPLKYEFFRNGLIAAPMVGAICGLIGVYIVLRGMSYIGHGLSHAAFGGAVIGYVINVNFYIGAGLWGFLAALLINQVVKRNKIGADAAIGVVTTASFAIGVALISKAGRFTRDFEAALFGNILGVTSEDLFVIAGVGLMCFLVLGGMFKQLLFTTFDKESAKVYGVPTEWVDTWFSLILAASIIASMRVIGVTMIAAAIVIPAITARMLTDSFNKMVLLSTGIGSFTAVSGMYLSFYFDAASGATIVLFAATVFCLILFYDFLRKLSVTRVALEGVPLIATHEHSHIHEGKVHFHPHTLIEQEAHHDIETSPEHTHEEGQRHGGHTH
- a CDS encoding DJ-1 family glyoxalase III, which translates into the protein MKRVVVPLAPGFEEIEAITVIDILRRAGVEVMVAGIVEGAIEGRCGIKVIPDGSIDRVKAADFEMIILPGGAGGTEHLKKDPRVLQLLKEMQNSGKYTSAICAAPTVLSAAGMITGKKITSHPTVKNSLTESSYSENRVVIDGNLVTSRAPGTAMEFAFTLVELLVGKKKANEVNQGVMAKI
- a CDS encoding HAD-IA family hydrolase gives rise to the protein MVEYTINVHGLPILKGLFIFNFLTRKLGEIKLVIFDMDGTLIDPRIDVANALNVSLLNPFQSSSPLLPGNFWNDSKWNEKSHGAGSAFLSFAVPSGSGFSLSIPLRPASFRQYHPLPFGKRNLRRSGSRKKAVVSNKREKPLHSLLEGFNLKEHFEMVLGSDTMGKRKLSPLGILRVLDKLSVLPEQAIMVGDSPEDIQAGRAAGTHTCGVTYGYRTPKALVDEKPDFIINHLKGFLNLFANDPPTLF
- a CDS encoding histidine phosphatase family protein; the protein is MGIGQDLFVFQIWTTDAIHAIMLVDFTLWRQVGKLAILYLVRHGQTDWNRQRRIMGRHPVPLNETGSQQVQRLALSLKSWPIEKMVSSPMLRTVESAKIISEALGLPFEEDEGLCEISVGEWEGKYWDQMDSDPVVKAFETTPSITRPPGGETLTEVQNRAVKSIWRIIQEAGISNLLLVSHADTIRAILAHFIQMDLDPSRRFQIDNASLSVIKINPIKSRLILMNYLADPERIQGPQD